From Hyphomicrobiales bacterium, the proteins below share one genomic window:
- a CDS encoding ABC transporter substrate-binding protein — MKINLRNFLTSALTGAAVVVASSFANAADTIKIGEINHFKRLAAFAVPYKKGMELAIEQVNAAGGLLGKPLEVIYRDDQGKPGEAVKIAEELVTRDGAVMLTGSIFSHVGLAISSYAAEKKVLYLASEPLADGLTWAKGNKYTYRLRSSTYMQASMLAEVAAKSDAKTFATIAPNYAYGKDAVAAFKKALLKLKPDAKFVAEQWPALFKIDAGAEAQAIERAKPDAIYNVTFGGDLAKFVREGTTRGLFDGREVFGLLTGEPEYLEPLKDEAPVGWNVTGYPWYDFTDGPSKAFVDDYQAKHGESPKLGSLVGYMTIQSVAAAIKKAGSTDTEALVSAFKGLELASPVGNIKYREQDNQSTMGAYVGKIGLKDGSGVVVDWSYKNGGDYTLSDEEVKSLRPASN, encoded by the coding sequence ATGAAGATTAATTTGAGGAATTTTTTAACCTCAGCTTTAACTGGTGCAGCAGTTGTTGTTGCGTCGAGTTTTGCTAATGCTGCAGACACAATTAAAATTGGTGAAATCAACCACTTTAAGCGCCTTGCTGCTTTTGCTGTTCCTTATAAAAAGGGAATGGAATTGGCCATTGAGCAAGTGAATGCTGCTGGTGGTTTGCTCGGAAAACCTTTGGAAGTAATCTATCGCGATGACCAAGGTAAGCCTGGTGAAGCGGTTAAAATTGCTGAAGAGTTAGTAACCCGTGACGGCGCCGTTATGCTCACTGGTTCTATTTTCTCGCACGTTGGTTTGGCAATATCGTCTTATGCAGCAGAGAAAAAAGTACTTTATCTTGCATCTGAGCCTTTGGCAGATGGTCTGACTTGGGCAAAGGGTAACAAATATACGTACCGTTTGCGCAGTTCAACTTACATGCAAGCATCAATGCTTGCTGAAGTTGCAGCTAAATCAGACGCTAAAACATTCGCAACGATTGCACCGAACTATGCTTACGGTAAAGACGCTGTTGCAGCATTCAAAAAAGCTCTACTTAAGCTGAAGCCAGACGCTAAATTTGTCGCTGAGCAATGGCCTGCACTCTTCAAAATTGATGCTGGTGCTGAAGCACAAGCGATCGAACGCGCTAAACCAGATGCCATCTACAATGTTACGTTTGGTGGTGATTTGGCCAAATTTGTACGCGAAGGCACAACACGTGGTTTGTTTGACGGTCGCGAAGTTTTCGGTCTTTTGACTGGAGAACCAGAGTACCTAGAGCCACTTAAAGATGAAGCGCCAGTTGGTTGGAATGTAACGGGTTACCCATGGTACGACTTTACAGATGGACCGAGCAAAGCTTTTGTTGATGACTATCAAGCAAAACACGGTGAAAGCCCTAAGTTGGGTTCGCTTGTTGGTTATATGACTATTCAGTCAGTTGCCGCTGCAATCAAGAAAGCAGGGTCAACAGATACTGAAGCTCTTGTCAGTGCTTTCAAAGGTCTCGAATTGGCTTCGCCAGTTGGCAACATCAAGTATCGTGAACAAGACAACCAGTCCACAATGGGCGCTTATGTAGGCAAAATCGGCCTCAAAGACGGCTCCGGCGTTGTGGTTGATTGGTCTTATAAAAATGGCGGTGACTACACACTTTCTGATGAAGAAGTGAAGTCTCTACGTCCAGCTTCTAACTAA
- a CDS encoding amino acid synthesis family protein → MKIRKIVTTVEDTHIEIGETIDPPTRRAAAIAVIDNPFAGKFQADLEDLMVIGEKLGGLLGQKCVEALGIKPEQAESYGKAALVGENGELEHAAAILHPRMGKPLRAEVEKGAALVPSSKKMGAMGHPLDIPLGHKDAAYVRSHFDGMEVRINDAPRANEILVAIAVTDSGRPLPRVGGLEASDAIGEDGLR, encoded by the coding sequence ATGAAAATTCGCAAAATTGTAACAACCGTCGAAGATACGCATATTGAAATTGGTGAAACGATTGATCCGCCGACAAGACGGGCAGCAGCGATCGCGGTTATTGACAATCCCTTTGCAGGTAAGTTTCAGGCTGATCTGGAAGATCTCATGGTGATTGGTGAAAAACTTGGTGGTCTTCTTGGCCAAAAGTGCGTTGAGGCGCTCGGCATTAAACCGGAACAAGCAGAGAGTTACGGTAAAGCAGCGCTAGTTGGTGAGAACGGTGAGTTGGAACACGCCGCCGCCATTCTTCATCCAAGAATGGGCAAGCCTCTTCGTGCTGAAGTTGAAAAGGGTGCCGCATTGGTTCCGTCTTCAAAGAAAATGGGCGCAATGGGCCATCCGTTGGATATACCGCTTGGCCATAAAGATGCGGCTTACGTTCGCTCGCATTTTGATGGGATGGAAGTGCGGATAAACGATGCACCGCGCGCTAACGAAATTTTGGTTGCAATCGCCGTTACAGATTCTGGTCGACCATTGCCGAGAGTTGGCGGTCTTGAGGCTAGTGATGCAATTGGCGAGGATGGTTTGAGGTAA